The Streptomyces hundungensis genome contains the following window.
CCGGCACCCCCGCCTGTTCCCTTGGCGGACACCATCCTCCCAACCCCGCTCACGCGGCGGTGGCAACGTTCCGAGTCGCCGGGTGCCGTCAACCTGACCCGGAGGACGGGCCCGAGGCTGGCCCCAGAGGGCCGTGTCCGGCCGGCAGAACGCGCTGCTGGCCGGACACGGCCGGACGTACGGTCAGAGCAAGCGTGTCTGCGCCCAGTTGTAGAGACGGCGCGCGCTGTCGCCCAAGCGCGTGGCGTACAGCATGGGCGCCTCGCCGCCCGCGAGTTCGGCGCTGGTGGTGGTGATGCCGACGACGGTGCCGGTGCCGGTCCGGGTGTCGAACTGTGCGAAGTGGGGGCCGCCGCTTGCCCCATGTGTCATGTCGCAGGGCTCACCCCACAGAAGCGGCGCCTTGGGGGCCGGCCGAGCCTGACCGGCGCAGTGGATCAGGCGTGACCCGGCGTATTTGGCGTTGGGGTCGTTGAGTTGGCCTTTCGGGTACCCGAAGGTGTGGATGAACTCGTCCCTGACGGGCTCGGTGAATCCGATCTTCTGGCTTCCCATGACCTCCGCGATCCGTCGTCCGGCGGTTGCGGGATTGGCCACAAGGACTCCCGTGTCGTAACCGGCGACGGCGACGTCCTCCGACGTCGTCCTGCCCGGATCGGCGTTCCATCGAGAGGAAGTGGGCCATGCTCCTGATGCTGAAGCCGCCGAGAGGTTTCGTACCGTTGCGGTAGCCAGGCACGAAGTAGAGGTTGTGGTTCCAGGTGCCGTCGTCGGCGGGGGCCCCGACACTCCTCAGACAGTGCGCTGCGGTGATGACAGTGCTGCGGTTCGCGCTGTTGACGACTGTTGCGGTGCAACTCCCGTCGTAGCCGTCGGGGAAGGTGAAGAAGAGCCGCCCGACACTCTTGTCCACCTCGCCCCCGTGCCGCCAAGTCGCCCCAGGGTCAGGCGTGCCGGCGGGCAGCGGATGAGGATCGTCGGGCGTGTTGTCGTCCTCGGGCACGGGGGTGATCTCGGGGACCAAGGCGCCTGCCAGCTTCATGCGCTCCGGGGTCCAGTACGCGTCGACCTGGCGGCGCCCTTGATCCGTGGTGGCACCGGAATGCGTCGTGATGGACTCCGGTGCCACGGCGAAGGCAGTGGGCTGCGGAAGCAGGGCCGCTGTGGTCGTAGCGAGCACAAGGGCTGCCGTGGCGGCTGTTTTGCGCGGGCGCGGGCGGAATATGGCCGGCATCGTTGCCTCTCTTGATGCTGTCGCGGCTGAGGTGAACTCCCCTCGCTCTCAAGGACGTGCGACCAGGCGCCAGGTTGTCGACCGTCCCGGAGAAGTCGCCACGATGCTTGAGCGCGGTGCTCTCCACGCTGTCTGTTTCAGGCCTGGGCATCCGCGGCTTCGGCTGGACCGCGAGGCTGCTGTGTGAGCTGCTGGGCTTCGGCTCTGACATCGGCGTCGACCTGTGCCGGTGTTCTGTCGCCGTATTCGAGGATGTCGTACTCGTCGTCCAATGCGGCCAGTCGCTCGGCCAGGGGCAGCTTGTGCCCGAAGCGCTGGTGGATCTGGAAGGCCAGCTCGCGGGGCGTCAGCTCGCCGGCCAGCATCCGTGCGGCAAGTGCCCGTGCGGCGGCTTCCTTTCCGCTCACGCTGCCCGCTGGGTAGAAGGTGAGACCCAGCTCGTCGAGCGCTGGGGGAAGCAGGCCGGGGACGTCGTAATCCGCTTCCCGGCGTGTGCACGCGGCCAGGATGCGCAGGGCAGGACTGTCGAGGCCGGCAACGAGTGCATCGCAGGCAGCGGCGACGACGTCGGATGCCCGGCTCTCGCCCATGCTCCAGGCAACGGCACGGTCTTGAAGCTTGCGGGCTGCTGGTTCGGTCGACGACATCTGACCATGATCCCGCCCCTAGGTTCAGGGGTCGAGTGGGTTCCACCGCGGTGCCGACCCGGGAGCTTCGGCCACGCACGCGCGCGTGTCGAGACCGCGCTGCGAACGGCGGCCTTCTCGCCGATGCCGAAGAGACGCGCAAGGTGAAGCGGGCCGACGCTGTGATGGGCGAGGGCCTCTTCGGGCCGGCGGTCGGCGGAGCCGTGTGGGCGGGAGAGCCCGGCGATGAAGGCCGTGATGTCGGCGATGTGGGCGAAGGCGCCGCCGCCGTTAGGGGTACGGAGCCGGTTGTTGGTAGCGCCCGGGGCTCGTCGTCACCGATCGCCTCCAGACCCTGACCGGTGACGCGGTCGGCACGCTGCACACGTTCCTGCGTGCCGAGTCCGGCAACGGCGGGTTCGATTTCAATGAGCGGGTCGCCGCCTTTGAGGCCGCCCAACAGCGACCACAACGCCGCGCACGCTCGCTCATTTCGCCGAGGAGTACGGCGCCGCTCAGCACCAGCGGCGCGGCAACCTGGCCCAGGCTTTTGTTCACGCCCTGCCGTTGGAGACCGCCGCCCGCCCGGGCCTGCCCGGGGGGCCATTGACCGTGCGGGCGGCGGACAGCCACGCGTTCGGCGGGGCAGGGGTGCTAGCCCGGGCGCGAGGTGACGGAGAAGTTGCTGTAGTCGCCGCTGTCGGTCGTGGCAGGCGTAGGACCGTACACCGTGCCCAAGTCGGCCTGGCGAGCCTGGGCTGGGAGCACGTCGTAGGACGACAACGGCGCACCGTCGACGGTGACGTAGGAGAAGGCGACGTTGACAATAGCGGGCCACGTCACGTCGAAGGGCGAGCTGTAACCCCGCTCGACGATGACCTCGGCGCTCTCGGACCGTGCTGAGGGAACCCTCTTGGACAGGCTCTGATGCTGTCCGGACCGCGACAGGTTGTCGAGCGTGAGCGTGAAGTTGGCGGGGTCGGCTGCGCTGCGGACCACCGAGGCCGACATACGATCGCCGGGCTGCGCCTCGATGGGGACGGGTTGTGCGTTGGTGTCGACACCTGCGTTGATTACCTCCCAGAAGGCCTGGTACTCCGGGTACAGGTCGCCCACCTGGCCTTGGCAGCTGGCCACGACACCGATCTGGACGAGACTTTCCGTGGCGCTGTTGGCCACCCCGTCGAGACCCACCCAGATGCCGAGCTGGTTGTCGGGATGCCGCTCACGACAGCCGAAGAGGGGCTCGGTCCACACGGCGGTCACCGCGTGCGGTGCGGCGTTGACCGGGCTGCTGACCACCTCGTACCCCGCCCAATTCGCGTACGGGGTGTCGGACAGGGTGATGTCGTCGATCTGGACCCAGGAGTCGATGCCCGGCGCGATATAGCCCGCGTAGAGCGTTACGAAGGTGTTGGCGCCGGAGTTGAAGGCCATATGCAGGAGCTGGTAGGCCCCGTTGCTGACGACCTTTCCGTAGTTCTTCTGCACCATCGTGGCGCCGTTGGTCCCGCGGGCTCCGAGGTACCCGGTGGTGAAGTTGCCCGAGGTCCGCACCCAGCCGTCGAGGTGGTACACCGTCTGGGACTTGACCGGCACCTTCTGGGTGACGGCATTCCAGTTCCGCGTGGAGGTGCGGATGAACGCGTTGTTCCGCCCCGTCTTCTGATAGCCGAGACCGATGTCGATTCCCTTGTAGTCCGGCCCCTCGCCGGCCCATGGAGCGGAAAGGGTGCGGCTGGTCTGTCCTTCGAAATCTGAGTCGCCGACCGTACCGATCGGAGCTGCCGACGCGCTGCCCGCCAATCCGGTGAGCAACGCGGCGACAAGTCCCGTGACCACGGTCAGCGCACACGTGTACCGTCGTGTGATCGCTCTGCTTCGCCGCGCCCTTGAATACACGAGTGAATACACGAGCCCCCCCTCGTGAAGTGTGTGGCCCGGGCACACTGCCCCCGGTCGTCGGGACCGTAGCGGCGTCGATACCCGGGCGACTACGGTCCGCGCGCGGCGCACCGGGGTGTTCGGGGGCGTACTTGTCCTGACGCGTACGCAGCCGACGCCCCGCACGCTCATCCTGGGAGCGGGTGGGTGTGGCGGGACTGAGGTAGCGGCGCGGAAGACGTACGCCGTCATGGGGGCGGTGACCGGCCCCGGGCCCGGGCGGGCCCTCGTCTCGTCGACGACGGTTGTCGGGACAGCTGGTCCGTCGCCACGCTCCTCGACGGCCGCGCGCACCAGCGTCCGGTGAGTACCCGTTGGCGAGGTTGGCGGTCGACGCGGCCGGGCCCGGCCCCGAAGCGTCAGTCCCAGTTCCTCTTCGACTGTGGACCCGGCGGCTACCAGGTCGAAGCTCGGGTCCGGAAACGGCAGCGTCTGCACCTCGGCCGGGTGCCACACCGCGCCCGCGCTGTGTGCCATGGGAACCTGGATCGATGGCTGGTCGTCCTCCTGGGCATGACTCGCGTTCTCATTCTCGGTATCGACCCACGTGCAGTGCCCGGTATGGACGGAGACGCCCTTCGAGCGGCCCTCGACCAGGAACTGACTCGCTTCGGCGAACACGCCATCAACGCGTCCATGACGCTGATCGAGCTGGATGAGTCGGCCGAGCCGGCGATCGTCACAGCACTGTCCGAGCACGACTGGGACGTCGTCGTCATCGGAGGTGGGATCCGCAAGCCGGAACCGCTTCTGCCGCTCTTTGAGCAGGTTGTCAACCTGGTCCGGCGTCATGCACCGAAGGCTGCGATCGCGTTCAACACGAGCGGCGGCGACAGCCTCGAAGCGGCCAAACGCTGGCTATAGGACCGACCTTGCTGACAGGCATCGGCGGCAGGGGGAGTGAGGACGCAGGGCCGCGATTGGGCCCGCTCCGTCATGATGCCCAAGGGCGGGGCGGCGGCTGACGTCCGCCAACTCACCAGCCGGTGGCCTTCGCTGGTGGCGAATGGGTGCGGCGTACGCAGCGTCGGGCGGGGGTGGGGGAACACGACCGGGGGTCCGTGCTCTGAGAGGCATGTTCCGCGATATGCATGGGGGAGTGTGGCCGGGACCAGAAAGGGCCCTCGGTGACGGCGAGGGGGGATATCCCCCGTTCGAACCCGGAGGAAGTCCCCAGCGCGGCTTGCCTCGGCTCCCGGCCATGATCGTTCCACAGTCAACGGAACGAGAACGAGCCGAGGAGTTCAGCATGACCGCGCATCACCTGGCGATCGGCCGTCGGAGCCTGCTCGCCGCGACGGCCGGACTCGCGGCCACGGCCCTGCTGGCCCCCACCGCCTCCGCCGTGCCCGCCGCTCACAGCCCAACGAGAGCGAAGGGCCGGCAGGCCGAGGCGTTCCGCGCGCTTGAGCGCGCCGCCCGGCCCCTGCGTTCGACGGAACCCGTCGGCGACACCAGCGACCTGCGGGCGCTGGACGCCATGATCGGCGACGCCAAGGTGGTCGGGCTGGGCGAGGCCACCCACGGCTCGCATGAGTTCTTCGCCATGAAGCAACGCGTCTTCAGCCGCCTCGTCGAGGAGAAGGGCTTCCGCGCTTTCGCGCTGGAGATGAGTTGGTCCGCGGGCCTCCGGATCGACGAGTACGTGCAGGGCGGCCCCGGTGACGCCCGCCGGATCGCCAAGGAGACGTTGGCCGGATCACCCTGGGAACGCGAGGAGTTCGTCGGCCTCATCGCCTGGATGCGGCGCCACAATGACCGCCACCCCGGTCGAAAGGTCCATATCATGGGCAACGACATCGGGGCACCCAAGCTCGGTGACGCGATCTTCGACCGGGTTCTGCCATACGCCCGGACGAACCACCCCCGGGATGTCGCGCGCCTTGAAGAGCTGTACGCGGGACTGCGCCCCCTCGACGACGTCTTCGCCCATCTGCGTAAACCCGTCGCGCAACGGCGGCTCGATGCCACCGCCGCCCAGCAGGCGCTCGACCTGGTCACCGCATACAAGGGGGACGGAGGTGACGCCTACGAATGGGCTGAGCAGCACGCCCGCAACATAGCCCAGACCTTCGCCTTCACTTCACTCGACCTGTCCGACCCGGCGTCGGTGGCCGCCGCCGAGCACCTCCGCGACCGGGCCATGGCCGACAACACCGCCTGGTGGCACCGCCGCACCGGCGACAAGATGCTGCTCTCAGCGCACAACGGCCACGTGGGCTACCTGTCCACCGACCCCGTGATGTACCCGACAACTCAGGGCGCTTTCCTGCGGGAGGCCCTCGGCCGGGACTACGCCGCCATCGGGTTCACCTTCGGCCGCGGCTCGTTCCTCACCGCGACCACCCTCGGCAGCCCCTGGAACAAGGTCACCGTCCCCGCGGCCACCCCGGACATGCATGAGTACACCCTCGACCGGGTGTGCCACCGGGACTACTACCTCGATATCCGTACCCTGGCCGCCGCGGGCCGCACCTGGCTGAACACCCCTCGCCCCACCTACGAGGCCGGCTCGTCATACAAGAACGACCCGTTGCCCACGCTCGCCCTGACCCCGGCCTACGACATCCTCGTCCACCTCCATCAGGTCCGCGCGGCCGTCAGCCTCTGACCCGGGCCGATACGGTTTTTGGTGACCCTTATCGGGTGCAGGTCAGGGTCGCTTCGAGTAGGTCGGGGTGCGGGGCCGATAGGCAGAGTCACCCTGGCACCCTTCCCCAAAGGCGAGCGCGGCGGGCCGATCGGTGCCTGAGCCCGCGGGCGAGGGGCTCCGCAAACTCGGCATCCGGCTCGCGGAAGCGCGCTCGACGGCCCTGTACCAGCTCGTCACCGAGGCGAAGTCTGGGGTGGTGCGGGCAAGAGCGGGTTCCGTGCCGAAATGGACGTTCCGGTAAGGCTCCGGAAAGGCCGCAGGCCGGTAGTCCAGCAGCCGCTGATGGACGCTGTGCCCGCCGATCAACACGGTCGCCCGGCCCTGGGGAGCGGGTCTGACGCACAGCAGGGCCAGGTGCCGCGGTGGTCCGGGCGGGCCGGCTCGGTCGGTGTGCCGGGCCAGGGCCGCCACCTCCACACCAGCGCGACTTCCGTCTGCGCTGGCTGGGGTTTGCGGCGTGGTGCGGAGATCGTCCATCGGCGCGACGGATTCCCTGGGGGGAGGAGCTCCCGCTGCCGAGATGATCACCCAGGAACGGGTCCCGCACACCGGCCTTCACCCGGCTGTCCGCACGCACGTGCTGGCCGCCCCCGGAGCCGACCAACTCATCGGCGACATATGCCGGGACGCGTTCGCCCTGGCCGGACACCGCAGCGCGCCGGTCCACGTCGATGTGCATTGCTGGTACGAAAGCCACCGAGCTGTCGCCGTGGCCGAGGAACTCGCCAACTCGCTGCGCGGCCGCGGCGCTGACGTCACCGTGGTCCACCGTCACATCGCCTGCTTGCCTGCCTTCCGCCTGCCGGCTTGTGCGTTGTACCCCGACTATCGGCGAGATGTGCGTGTTCTGTCGGATCGCCGTTGGCACCGAGCCCGCCGCCGTCGTACGCGATGGACGACGTGCTTGCCGTCAAGCTCTGCGGCGCCGTCAACGCCGGGCGCATCCTGGTCAGTCCGCGTGGGCATGTCGACAGCACTGTCATCGGCGCAGCCGTCACCGCGCTCACGATGGGCCGGGCCGCCGGGCTGGGCGCCGAACTCACA
Protein-coding sequences here:
- a CDS encoding G1 family glutamic endopeptidase — protein: MVTGLVAALLTGLAGSASAAPIGTVGDSDFEGQTSRTLSAPWAGEGPDYKGIDIGLGYQKTGRNNAFIRTSTRNWNAVTQKVPVKSQTVYHLDGWVRTSGNFTTGYLGARGTNGATMVQKNYGKVVSNGAYQLLHMAFNSGANTFVTLYAGYIAPGIDSWVQIDDITLSDTPYANWAGYEVVSSPVNAAPHAVTAVWTEPLFGCRERHPDNQLGIWVGLDGVANSATESLVQIGVVASCQGQVGDLYPEYQAFWEVINAGVDTNAQPVPIEAQPGDRMSASVVRSAADPANFTLTLDNLSRSGQHQSLSKRVPSARSESAEVIVERGYSSPFDVTWPAIVNVAFSYVTVDGAPLSSYDVLPAQARQADLGTVYGPTPATTDSGDYSNFSVTSRPG
- a CDS encoding erythromycin esterase family protein codes for the protein MTAHHLAIGRRSLLAATAGLAATALLAPTASAVPAAHSPTRAKGRQAEAFRALERAARPLRSTEPVGDTSDLRALDAMIGDAKVVGLGEATHGSHEFFAMKQRVFSRLVEEKGFRAFALEMSWSAGLRIDEYVQGGPGDARRIAKETLAGSPWEREEFVGLIAWMRRHNDRHPGRKVHIMGNDIGAPKLGDAIFDRVLPYARTNHPRDVARLEELYAGLRPLDDVFAHLRKPVAQRRLDATAAQQALDLVTAYKGDGGDAYEWAEQHARNIAQTFAFTSLDLSDPASVAAAEHLRDRAMADNTAWWHRRTGDKMLLSAHNGHVGYLSTDPVMYPTTQGAFLREALGRDYAAIGFTFGRGSFLTATTLGSPWNKVTVPAATPDMHEYTLDRVCHRDYYLDIRTLAAAGRTWLNTPRPTYEAGSSYKNDPLPTLALTPAYDILVHLHQVRAAVSL